aaatacacttttcctgataaatttactcacccccatgtcatcaaagatgttcatgtctttctttcgtcagtcgaaaagaaatgaaggtttttgaggaaaacattccaggattattgtccttacagtggatttcaatggctaccaaaagattgaaggtcaaaattacagtttcagtgcagcttcaagggctttaaacaataccagatgagtaataagggtcttatctagcgaatcgatcggtcattttcgaaaaaaatacaaccgtttatgctttataaacaaaatatcgccttgaacgtactttccgcttccgcattcttcataacgcttacgctgaatgtcctacgccttccctattctacttacggaaaaaaacgaaactggcgccgcgttcgttccgtaagtagaatagggaaggcgtagaacattcagcgtaagcgttatgaagaatgcggaagcggaaagtactttcaaggcgatattttgtttataaagcataaacggttgtattttttttttttcgaaaatgaccgatcgattcactagataagacccttattaccgtactcatctggtatcgtttaaagcccttgaaatccactgtaaggagaataatcctggaatgttttcctcaaaaaccttcatttcttttcgactgacgaaagaaagacatgaacatcttggatgacatgggggtgagtaaatttatcaggaaaagtgtatttaaaagtggactaatcttttaaatatatctccaattgtgtttgtctgaaagaagatagtcatatacacacctagaatggcttgagggtgagtaaatcatgggataattgttttaatttttaaaatacagtatgaAAGACCTAACGTTACTGGTCTTATGAAAacatatcgttagcctcatagcataagtcattttttggccaaattgtgatatctgcctttgaaatgtgatctgggcaattatgctatgaggctaaccatatgaaaaatggctatttttaaCTTCTGAAAGGTTTGCCCAGAAATCATGCAACTGGTCTTGAAAGATTGCTCTGATAGATTGATAGAGTCATACTGAGAACAATGATAGGCTACCAATTATCTTCAGAACATGTTTATTGGTTAATACACAGTTATTGGTTCTGTGTCAATGGACAAAGTCGTTATCATTTAGCACACCAACGGAATTGGGGGCATGATGCCAAACTGAATCTTTGGCTCTATCTCTGCAACACTTTAGCTTATCGACACCAAACTTAACACCTACACATGAAGGTGTGCTGAAGAAGCAGCTTGTAAATAAACACTGCAGTACAGTGGGTTCCCCAGAAGCAGGGTTAAAGACCTCTGTTTTAAAGTCCTGATAAAATATGCAGTCTTTGTGCTTCTCAATAGatatttatttagaaataatAGATTTGATATACAATCTCAAAtggcaatatattatataattttcgCAAGTTCCATGTCTGCATTTCTATAATAAACTGAATGAGTGAACTTTCATCACACAACTAATAAAGCTGTGTGATTAGCTTGtattcacatttatatatagTTAATACATGGAAATTGAACAgtacagggaaaaaaaaaatcccaagtCATTACATAGTTCATACTGTATGCATGTTTGTTAATGAATATATGGTCTTAACACAGATGTGTAACAGGTGTTTAGATTTCAGCGTGAAAAcatttgtatgaattcatacaaattcaCATGTTTGCACAGAAGGAGAACCGTTGTTTGGCAAATATAACAAACCTATAGATTTGACATtcaatgaaaagaaataataaaatatgaaaagaaatACATAGCTACTACAAATTACAGTTGAGTTGTTGTCAATATGaattttaaaatatccaaaaatatAGGAAAAAACTGCTGTCTTCCTGTAATTTAGGATAAAAGCcattaattaacaaaaaatttaaaagcACCTTTGAGCTACAGTACATAATGGCCCTTCAAATTGTTAAAACATGGAACAGAAATTGGAACAGACCTGAGacttttaaaatgtcaaaatacagTACAATTAAAATGCTTATTAGGTATTGCAGTGCAACTTGAAATACATAACATTAACACTGCATagcaatttacattttaaaaaagagaACTCAGAATACTGGATTACAAACCTTAAAATGACCTGACTGATTAAATAGCTTAAtgcaaacatgaaaaaaaaaaaaaaaaatccaatggAAAAAATAGCACAAGATTCAAAACATGTAATGCTGAGACATTGTTAACTTGCTTATAGGAATAAAGGTTTTAGCTTTCAAATAATGGCTTTCACATACTGAGGTCATTATTTGTCTTCAGATCAGACATCTAATGAAAAACAGCAGAGATTTGCTTTGAACTGACTGGAAATAGACCTCAATCCATATTCCTATCCTTTCTGACACTTATGTTGGCGACATACAGTATAGAACATATGAATGTCAGAGATCTGCTCAACAGGGGTGGAGATAGGCTTGTACCCATTGGTGGTATTCTTCCAAAGGTAGGTCATGCCGTTCTCCAGGGCTGGAGTTCTGCAGTGATCCAGGTATTCGTAATGCCAAGAGTCCTTGAAGTCATCGACAACTTTCAACATAACTTGACGGTCATGTTTGCCAAGTGCCATACTCTCCACTTTGCCAAAGAGCactagaaacacacacacacacacacacacacacacacacacacacacacacacacacacacacagacaagaccatttatttaaattccaaaaaaataaaaataaaaaaagtgtttagTTTTTCAGGTTGCACCAAAATAAATTGTTCAAGAACATCACCTGTTTCATTGCATATTTTAGGAATCAGATCCGTTAGTTGTCTAAGTCTGTATCCTGCATGAACGCTATTCTGTCTTGATGTTGGTTTGAGATTTTCAGCACAGCAGTTCCACAGGGACGCGTTGTAGTAGTAATGCCCACAGCAATGGTGATTTGATTTGGTGTCATAAAGAATGGTATTGGTTGAGGAAGAACAGCAAATTCGCTTGGTTTCATTGAGTAAGAGGTTTCCACAGCATTCTGCATATTCTCCTAAATCTTTGTAGAGATGACCCGAGCAGCATTTCATAGACTTGTTGTTTGGGTCATAGACTTGTGAACCACAACAGAAATTACCATTCCTCATGTGATGGCTGAATAgaagaaagttgaaaagaaaAGTCATTCAATAGGCAGCTCATATACAAAATGCCCAGCTCACAATACTTATTATTGTATTCTGACATaagaaacactttttttttttcacagcattTCTCTGGTGGTGTGGCGTGTCTgtattaaaggtatagttcacccagagatgaaaattctgtcatcatttactcaccctcaagttgttctaaatctgtataaatgtctttgttctgctgaacacaaagaaagatattttgaagaatgcgggaaacaacagttttggggcaccattgacatccatagtatttttttttcctactatggaagtcagtggtgccCCATAGCAGCCtagttacaaactttcttcaaaatatctgcctttgtgttcagcagaacaaaaacatttatacagatttggaacaacttgagggtgagtaaatgatgacagaattttcatttctgggtgaactacccTTTTAATTGTTGAGCTTATCTGCAATGAACTGCAATACTTGTTTCTTACTAATTCTGAGGTGTTGATTCCAAAATATTTGCCACTTTTGAGACCTTCTCTGACTTCCTAGGTTGAGCAAAAGCATGTGACGTTTATGTGCACTCCCACGAGCCTCTTTTTCATTCAATGACACATGAAATGAATGCTTATACAATGTTCAGGATGATGCTGAAAGAGCCATTCTTTTctgtaatgtcaatgtgtcattAAAGGAAAAGGGATTCATTCAAACTATAGTCTCacattagggctgggacaataatcTTGATTCATGATATGAAGAATCTGgagcgattctgatattttctgatgtacctgagcttagtttttaaacagcagatggcacagAAACACTCGTAGACTGCTTGCTTTccacttaaacctaaaataataattcataaggtgtGAAAAGGTTGAAGTGGATTAAAAATCTCACATCATAAAAACATTCTGAGCTGAGTATATTTAACCGCTTACATGACTCAgccaatatttttcctatttaaaacttgactcttctgtagttacatcatgtaataagactgacagaaaatgaaaagttgtgattttctaggccgatatggctaggaactatactctcattctggcgcAATAATctaggaactttgctgccgtaccatgggtgcagcaggcgcaatgatattacgcagcgtctctcagaaatgtctccatggtttcAAGGCATGCTTtctgtgcaagcagggggttACAGGTGGAaataatatcattgcgcctgttGCACCCATGGtatggcagcaaagttccttgattattacgccggaatgagagtctacggtctaatcagattcaatgaactatgctaaaagtggtaccgccagacccggagattggctgaatggattcgaaaacggtaaaactcaactgtttaactctaggggagttggaaaatgagcctattttcaaaaaaaagtggagtgttcctttaaatgcatttttctcaCCGCTGTCTTTATTTGTGTGGCAGTGTTAGGATGTTCGCTAACAGTGTACTGcagtaaacatattttaaactttttttatctctaagtgaagaaaaaaaagaagaagaactTCGCCGTGAGTATATTGGGGCCTTTATCCTTCAGTCTGAACTCTTTTGCACTTCCGGTGGGCATGAGAGAGCGgaaagtttttaaatgtttttggtgtttttttttttgttaagtcATGCGTCAAGTTTACGTGTCTTGACGTGCAACGAAAATAAATAACGATACATAAGAAGATCGTTGGAGTACTGCTGTTGTTGGCGTTGATTACATTGAGTGTTTGTATGCAACGTCATATCGCCAACATCGCTGTAACAATGCGATATGATCAAGTAAGCTTGCAGCATGGAATGGTTATTATCTCGGAAAACAGCAACAATAGAGCCGGAATGAAGTCTCCTGATTTACACAGAGAGCTGGCATCAAAGAGATTTCCTGGATTCACTTGTCTATGTGCAGGGTTTCTcagaatttatattattattattatttttattaattttttttccctgtgtGAATGTTGTGTAACTGAATAGCTGATTGTTGTATGTTAGACCTGCTCTTTTGATTGCACAATATTGCACAAGACAAATTTCTCCTAAGGgaataataaagaaaatgaaaaactgtTATAGCCAGTGACAGAAGAAAATGCAAAACTGaccagatattttcttttacgtATCTAGGTGCTTACATCCAAGCAACgaaagaaaaacatatttttgggGCCGAAAAAGCTTATTTATATTAAACAGAGCATTTGAACATATCTCCTGCAAATCTAAGTtacattatacattttgaaTACTTATTTTTGATAGCTTTTGTTACTCAGATAAGTGCATTAAAGCTGATACatatattgtaatttaaaaaaaatattcttcttttgtgaaaaaaaaaaactgatgacggaaagttttttttattattattttttgacagATTTTTGAACTCAGCATCAtcaatttgttttttgtttttttaaatcagcaGATTTTTATTTAAGGTTCAATTATTTgcatcatttttaattattgagtaaataataagtaaataatttaattgtatttattcaaCTCATTTGTAGTAAGAACATTAGTCATTCTCTCTTGTTTTTAGGTGGCtcaataaatgtaaaagtacAAATCCACAGATAAGGAAAAATGGTATCCTTTCCTAGcatttattttagaattattgatttaaatcatgcttttgttagtagttttaaaatatgttGGTTTATGGGGTGGCCTAAATGACTGAGAGACTTGCAATCTTGAGCAGTTCCTTGTAAATAAGTCTTTGCATTTGCCTCTACATGCATCAGTTAGACTTGAATTTCAAGTTATAGAGACAAAGATTCATTTGTCAAGAAGACAGCATGGTACAGTCTGCTATTTGTTAATAGTTTTCCCTAAAGCTACTAGATTGTCAGAGAATGACAGAAGTACTGCTATTTGTTCTCTGACTAATTTGAGcaagattatatataaaaaaagagtaGAGTGTTTTAAAAGTGATTTACCACTAAATAGTTCAGATCAGTACTACAGTAGACAAATATGTCATTATTCATAGGGTTGGCTCCTAATGTGGCTGTGTAGTTGAAATCAAGGTGCAAGGTTTGGCTTTTTAGCATCTTATCCCATCCTGATAACTGTACAATCTAAATCTATGGCATTTTGCCCACTGAAGGTCATTCAAAAGTAGTTGTCTATTGTgatgaaataaaaagtattgCAGATGGCCCTTGAGAATGTAAATTGCACGACCAGCTGAATGCTATCGTTATTAGGATTTAAAACATGAGCAAAAaatacaaagtgcacttttaaattaaatctaaCTTTTGTAATCCTACCTGTGTCCATTACAGCAAATATGCGTGCGAGGTTCGTAGGTTTGTCCTCCACAACAGTGCTCACCAAGACGGGGACGGGCAGACAGGTCGCAGGTATTGTTAGTATATACAACACCTCCGACACACTCAGATTGCTTTGGCACATGATGAAGGGTTCCATTACAGCACAGCACATTTTCATCGAACGGAGTGTAAATTCTGTTACCACAGCACTGAAGGACACAGTTAAACATAGTAACTATATTAATGcctataatttataatttctcCAAATACTTCATAAGCACATTTTACTGAAAATCATGTTGTTCACATGGTAAATCCCCAAATTATTTGTCAGGTCAAAAGGCAATACTACCATAGTAAGTGCTGATGCCTTATACAGAAACCCTGAGCAACAAATGTGGTTCTTGGGATTGTAGGTTTTTGATCCGCAATTCTCTTCTAGAAGAGAAGAGAATGAGTGAGAGTGTGTAATTATTGCTACAATAACCATAAAAATCACCATAATTTCCAATGATGGCAAAAAAGATTTATATAAGTTGAAACACCTGAAAAATATAGGATGCCAAAAGCTTTACCTGGATTTTGGAGGGGTGTGCTTGTAGAGATTTCCAGTAacgcataaacacacacacacacacacacacacacacacacacacaaacacaaacaaacattggtgtaagtatttgagtaaatgtaattagttacagtacttaagtatctttctAGCAACTTTGTAGTTTGACTGAGTTTCAAAGATAtcagcaacttttactctctacttgactacatttttaaataagtatatATACTCTTTACTTATTTTGCAAGGGACCTAACTTTTTCTGAAGCAGTTTATTTCTGCCTCAAAAGAAGTGATATTACTgttgaaggtactatatcttgtaCGTTTTGCCCTTAAggctggaacacaccaagccgacgaaCTGGTggtgacgaaagcagactgtggggttggctctcgtcggcagcatctgtgtccaaagttggcccGACACACCCATAGATATACATAATAAAGGCTAGATGTCTTACGGCGGAGTCTCTAACGTCATCACTGGCGGCCATCTTGTCACAGGCAAGCTTTCTGGCGGGCTCTGTGGTACCTGATGTAAGGTGAGTGATCTGCACGAACACAAATACTCTTATCTCGCTGAAATCTTGACGGATTTACAAATGGTTTGGTTTCTTACAAACGTTATTAATGTGGCTATAATTCTGGATGCTTGAACATGTTGAAATTGCAGCTTTTCTTTTCGAAAAATGACTTAATCGTGCAGCGTAGTTGTGTATCACGGCTACTTGCGCAAGTTATCAAGGCTGAGACCACAATCGAGCTGTTCACTTATATAGGTTTTACTGACACCAATAATGATTTTATGACAACTAATCTTTTGTCTAAATTACAATCTTTGTGGATGTGGTTGTAGTTATTAGCTGGCTAATAACAAGAAGCTGTGAGTGAGACCTAGTAGTTACAGTTTAGTGGCTACCCAGCAATTTTACAACAGTGAGAGGCAGAATTGCTCTTTCTTTTCAATATAACTTAAGTTGCACATGATTTTCCAATCGGTTTGGTCTGTTAAAAACATCTTACATTATGATACAGGAAATTGCTGGCTAGATGCCAGACTTTTGTGCAGCCTAGTAAATGGCCCAACCCTGAAGAAGtcaaaataaacatgtaataattaaaattattttattataataataatattcatattattaaagtatatatatatattgtcattCTGTACACTGAGTTTTAGTAGCCTATATATTGATTTAACATAAGTACCTTGTGCGTGTGTATATTCATTACACCTATCTGTTCTgttcaatgttattttcatATGGATGTCCATggttataattattcataagtATGCAGTGTCATAAGTACATCTCTGACGTTTATAACAAACCAAACAGTTTGAAAATCAGTAGAAAATTGAGCAAGTTATggttatttaaaatgtacatgcaCCATTAAAACACAATGTTACGAGTGAGCGAGCTGACTGTGACAAGATGGCCGCCAGGTGCGGACGTCGACCTCCATTGGCCAGCAGCGCGGACGAGACATCTAGCTTTAACTATGTATATCTAtggacacaccaaaccaacgctagatagctgacggccaagtagcacgtcagttctgcgcctgcgtgagatgaaatgcttttccgaaccagcaggtggcagtatctgaacagccaatcagaatgatcagatggcctgacGGGCTGACGAGCTCTGAcaccgattcaacatttcgaattgGCTGAAAAAAAggcgacgaggaccaacttcagccgacggtgcgtaacacactgagaaaatttagtcggccgaccgtcggcttggtgtgttcctctCTTTACTCACTTAAACAAgactacttaaagggttagttcacccaaaaatttaaattttgccattatttactcacccttgtgtcgttccaaaccggtaagtctttcattcatcttcaaaacacaaatgaatatatttcTAATGATATCTGAGAGAACTACCACAGTcgacacaactaccactttgacgcttcaaaaagttcacaaatagattgtaaaactaatccatatgaattgagcggtttagtccagcGGTTTAGACTCGGtttctttatatgatgaacagactgaatgtaggttttatttacatataaacattgatcaactgTGAtgcataacatgagaatgaacctcattggttcttacggaagctcaaacatgatgtgtaacatgagaatgaacctcattggttcttacgttaagcgaacatgcttgagcttccgctTCCCACAAATGATGTGTgcgttgatcaatgtttatatgtgaataaaatcctaaattcaatctgttcatcatataaaatgatgtctcttcagaaaattttgactGAGGTGTCAAaatggtagttgcatagctgtcaatggagggacagaaagctctcatatttcatcaaaaagatctttatttgtgttctgatgatGAACGAAAGTCGTACGagtatggaacgacatgagggtgagtaaattaatgacagaataataaacatttttgggGAAAGTTATTGCTTCAAGAGTCAAGGACTAGAGCATCTTTGAGTCAACATTCAGTACAAGTAcgagtaaaatactgttaaattcaGATACTCTAAcacccggtttcacagacaaggcttaaactaATCCCAGACCAAAATGCATGtctgagctgttttaactgaaaacaacttGTATTGACAGATCTTAAATATGTAAGTGCCATTGTTttatctcaagatgcacaccagtaatgctTTTTCTAAGCCATGTTACATATGATACTTTAATGTCCTAATTTAAGTAAGGCATagtcctggcttaatctaagccctgtctgtgaaacctaAATTTAAACTTCGGGCTGCtttaatcattaatttaatCACAGAAGAAGGGACACTGTTCATCATGAAAAGTGCTGAAGTATTCTGATATTTTTTATACTAGGGGCAAAGGTGAGTCAGAGCAGGAATAATTTAGTCATGCTTTTATGAAGCATTATGTCTTTACACAGAATTTTAAGCAGACACAGAGAAGCCTTAAATCAGCTGTGTAAAGATGTCATGTAAAGAGATCATTTTTGATCAGGACTGTATGACTCACCTGGTCGGAGGAGAACTCATGGGTCTGGGAGGATCTGTGCGAAAAAGATTCCGATTATAACATACTATCAATACAGacaaataaacataaaactATAAGAGCTGTATACACACTTGCTAGATTTGTACAAGGCGTGTTTTTGGGCTTTACTGAAAGAGGGTTGCTACAGCAGATGTGGGTTGTCTTGTCAAATGATTCCGCGCCACAACAATCATGATTTTCCTTCCGATCAGTTAATTTTTTCTCAGAACAGCACGAACGAGTCGGTAGGTACATGACTGTAAAGGAGTGTAAAAGAGAACTCATTATAAAACAAGTGATTACATCCTTGATCTAATAGTATGAAGATCAAATAATCTCAATAAAATCTTAACCATGCCAAAATGTGTCAAAACTGAACAATGCAAGGTATCTAATAGTATGAAGATCAAATAATCTCAATAAAATCTTAACCATGCCAAAATGTGTCAAAACTGAACAATGCAAGGTGTTCATGTTGCTTCAAGTGGATAGTCTACCTTCGCCACAGCACTGCACTTGAGCACTGCTTCGAGTGAAAAGGCTGCCATCACAGCAAATCTCATTTAGATTATTGTAAGCTTTGGTACCACAGCAGTCAGCCACCAGTTGGCTTAATCCCTTAGTTAAATGACCTGCAAcacaataaaatacaaacaaaaacatcctACAGTGTTCAGTCTTTGCAATTCCACTGTAAATCATTACATGCCATTACATGTGTCACATACAGGGGTTGGACACTGAATCGGAAACACTGGCCAATATAGCGTTGGAGGTTTCATGCCTATATATGTGCGGCCTGGAGGCCAATCATCACAGATTTTCCTTTCAGTAAGAGAAGCGTGTGAAGGTTGAATTAGCAGAGCAACAGCACAGCATAAAATATCGCAATCCAACATAACTGTTGGTGCATCTCGCTGGCTCATCTGTGACCAGGACAGAAAGTCTTTGTGGTGTATTGAGAGCTATACTCTAAAAATGCCAGTTTAAAAATaatccaagttgggttaaatatggacaaacccagcaattgggttgttttaacccagcggttaggttgaatgtttgacccaacctgctggaaagtttcatttaaatcaactactctttaaaaattactatcccctggtttcacagacaaggtttaaGATAGtcttagactaaaatgcatgtttgagctgttttaactgaaaacaacttgcactgacagatcttaaaatatgtcacactctaaaaaatgctgggttaaaaacaacccaagttgggttgaaaatggacaaacccagcaattgggttgttttaacccagcggtagggttaaatgtttgcccaacctgctgggtagttttatttaactcaactattgtttaaaaattactgtattgcttaattaaaattaacccaaagcatgttggaaattaacatttattaatgttcaatgaataattattaaacaataaacatttattcaatttcttattaataaatttatattaataaaatattaaactattaaatttatattaataaaatattaaagcttattaataaacattcaccttttgtctattattgttgcctctaattgcatctggtttttaatttcccaactattttgggttcattttaagctagccatatagcaatttttaaacaatagttggtttaaataaaactacccagcaggttgggcaaacatttaacccaaccgctgggttaaaacaacccaatcgctgggtttgtctattttcaacccaacttgggttgtttttaacccagcattttttagagtgcactgtcactgttttgtctcaagatgcacacaagTAAGTTTTTTCctagggtatgtttata
The Megalobrama amblycephala isolate DHTTF-2021 linkage group LG19, ASM1881202v1, whole genome shotgun sequence DNA segment above includes these coding regions:
- the LOC125254052 gene encoding galaxin-like, whose amino-acid sequence is MEKGHHQQCGNESYITSESVCCNGHLTKGLSQLVADCCGTKAYNNLNEICCDGSLFTRSSAQVQCCGEVMYLPTRSCCSEKKLTDRKENHDCCGAESFDKTTHICCSNPLSVKPKNTPCTNLANPPRPMSSPPTSTPLQNPEENCGSKTYNPKNHICCSGFLYKASALTMCCGNRIYTPFDENVLCCNGTLHHVPKQSECVGGVVYTNNTCDLSARPRLGEHCCGGQTYEPRTHICCNGHSHHMRNGNFCCGSQVYDPNNKSMKCCSGHLYKDLGEYAECCGNLLLNETKRICCSSSTNTILYDTKSNHHCCGHYYYNASLWNCCAENLKPTSRQNSVHAGYRLRQLTDLIPKICNETVLFGKVESMALGKHDRQVMLKVVDDFKDSWHYEYLDHCRTPALENGMTYLWKNTTNGYKPISTPVEQISDIHMFYTVCRQHKCQKG